A region of Reichenbachiella carrageenanivorans DNA encodes the following proteins:
- a CDS encoding formylglycine-generating enzyme family protein produces MNITKLTTVLFCTAVIGWGKTALAQAKKHPTADSPGPVSAITDREIYTYNKVYAIDHLFLDEANAYSEQSLYYNGYYDPWKEKENKANILYFQDYIVPPQTIPLFKRVYIDATEVANIHYHEFLHFVDRDSGKAIHDSYVPVLDEKYMTNYYNNPEFYFFPVVGIDAESAKTFCDWKAKNLNEDLKDFLASDNPYKKYRYEGRLPSEHEWKRAAGHSTKEIRDRTYEINKKAQEFLQYDVIANEFADEKILASTTVYGYNVNLNHGTEFAIKLDIPFYIYGFEPRATGTYNMYGNVKEILQEGYAIGGSYKTGNSHEELFEHTTTFDYQTDIGFRCVTKIVR; encoded by the coding sequence TTGAACATAACTAAACTCACCACTGTGCTCTTTTGCACGGCAGTTATAGGTTGGGGCAAAACTGCATTGGCGCAAGCCAAAAAACACCCTACTGCCGACTCTCCTGGCCCTGTGTCTGCCATTACTGATCGTGAAATTTATACGTACAATAAGGTCTACGCCATAGACCATCTATTTCTCGACGAAGCCAATGCATACTCCGAACAATCGCTCTATTACAACGGCTATTATGACCCATGGAAGGAAAAAGAAAACAAAGCCAACATCCTCTATTTCCAGGACTATATCGTCCCTCCTCAAACCATCCCTCTTTTCAAAAGAGTATATATTGATGCCACTGAGGTGGCTAACATACACTATCATGAATTTCTTCATTTTGTAGATCGTGATTCGGGGAAAGCCATTCACGATTCGTATGTACCAGTATTGGATGAAAAATACATGACCAACTACTACAATAATCCTGAGTTTTACTTTTTTCCTGTAGTGGGTATAGACGCAGAAAGCGCGAAAACCTTTTGTGATTGGAAAGCCAAAAACCTAAACGAAGATCTCAAAGATTTCTTAGCTAGCGACAACCCCTACAAAAAATACAGATACGAAGGCCGACTACCATCTGAACACGAATGGAAAAGAGCTGCTGGACACAGCACAAAGGAAATTAGAGACCGCACGTATGAAATCAACAAAAAGGCTCAAGAATTTCTTCAGTACGATGTGATAGCTAATGAATTTGCTGACGAAAAAATACTAGCATCTACTACCGTATATGGGTATAATGTAAACCTCAATCACGGGACTGAATTTGCCATCAAACTCGACATTCCCTTTTATATTTATGGATTCGAACCACGAGCAACAGGCACATACAACATGTATGGTAATGTGAAGGAAATCCTACAAGAAGGGTACGCCATAGGTGGCAGCTACAAAACGGGAAATTCTCATGAAGAGCTATTTGAACATACCACAACATTTGATTATCAAACCGACATTGGTTTTAGATGCGTGACCAAGATCGTACGCTAG
- the gldF gene encoding gliding motility-associated ABC transporter permease subunit GldF, translating into MLAVFVKEINSFLNSLIAYIVIGVFLTSIGLLMWVFPESSILEYGYADMSTLFNLGPYVFMFLIPAITMRFFSEEKRTGTEELLMTKPLTTLQIILGKYFAGFALVFLSVLPTLFYFYSVYALGNPVGNLDISGTVGSYIGLLLLGGVFVAIGIFSSALTDNQVVAFVLAVFLCFVLYSGLSSLATIDVWGESSLWLQQISLVFHYESLSRGLIDIADIVYFISVVAIMVLFTQLKLDAKKW; encoded by the coding sequence ATGCTGGCGGTATTTGTAAAAGAAATTAATAGTTTCCTCAATAGCCTGATCGCATACATTGTGATAGGTGTGTTTTTGACTTCCATTGGGTTACTGATGTGGGTATTTCCAGAAAGTAGTATTCTAGAATATGGCTATGCCGATATGAGTACGTTATTCAATCTGGGGCCCTATGTTTTTATGTTTCTCATTCCAGCGATTACTATGCGATTTTTTTCAGAAGAAAAACGCACAGGTACCGAAGAGCTGCTAATGACCAAACCATTGACTACGCTTCAGATCATTTTAGGAAAGTACTTTGCAGGTTTTGCTTTGGTGTTTTTGTCAGTGCTACCCACGTTGTTCTATTTCTATTCGGTCTATGCTTTGGGCAACCCAGTAGGCAATCTAGACATCTCGGGTACGGTTGGCTCATACATTGGTTTGTTGTTGTTGGGAGGTGTGTTTGTAGCCATTGGCATATTTTCTTCAGCTCTTACCGACAATCAGGTCGTAGCCTTTGTTTTGGCAGTATTTCTGTGTTTTGTGCTATACTCTGGGTTATCATCGTTGGCTACTATCGATGTGTGGGGCGAGTCTTCTTTGTGGCTGCAGCAGATCAGCTTGGTTTTTCATTACGAATCGCTTAGTAGAGGCCTTATAGATATAGCAGATATCGTGTATTTTATCAGTGTAGTGGCGATTATGGTACTTTTTACTCAACTCAAATTGGACGCTAAGAAATGGTAA
- a CDS encoding DUF4340 domain-containing protein: MTKIKKLSFVFVALLVVSLVLTWVGRKEKVVAVDKTLFAVADTTQMVSLAIASGADQIVIKREKKSWKINDQYNADPQLIYLTQRILNAVQTQRPVSQSNFESIKKELQTDGKLVTVGFEDGHTQQFYAGGNTAKTTAYFGNESLTKIYTVAIPGYKSYLSGIFELSLNQWRDRVLFASSWRTIQELEINYTSSDQENLSIRFDQQFLAVRGVSVLDTAALMNYLQPLEFFQLNDYLTPGNFPKYDSLLDEAPIATVKLQDINPSNNRQLAIYPKIAGEQFYLVMDQANEMIVVDAVRMERFLVGSSAFKRQE; the protein is encoded by the coding sequence ATGACTAAAATTAAGAAACTCAGTTTTGTTTTTGTAGCGCTTTTGGTGGTTTCCTTGGTGCTAACTTGGGTGGGACGAAAGGAAAAGGTGGTAGCTGTAGATAAAACTTTATTTGCGGTAGCAGACACCACACAGATGGTAAGTCTGGCGATTGCATCTGGTGCAGACCAAATTGTGATCAAAAGAGAAAAGAAGAGTTGGAAAATTAATGATCAGTATAATGCAGACCCGCAATTGATTTATTTGACTCAGCGTATTTTGAATGCCGTACAAACCCAACGTCCAGTGAGCCAATCCAACTTTGAATCTATCAAAAAAGAACTGCAGACGGATGGTAAATTAGTAACTGTAGGTTTCGAAGACGGTCATACGCAGCAGTTTTATGCAGGTGGGAATACAGCCAAAACCACGGCCTATTTTGGAAATGAAAGTTTAACTAAAATTTATACTGTGGCTATCCCAGGGTATAAAAGTTATCTGTCTGGTATTTTTGAGCTTTCGCTCAATCAATGGAGAGATCGAGTGCTTTTTGCTTCAAGCTGGCGGACTATTCAAGAATTGGAAATCAACTATACGAGCAGCGATCAGGAGAATTTATCCATACGTTTCGATCAGCAGTTTTTGGCAGTGAGAGGTGTAAGTGTGTTAGATACAGCTGCCTTGATGAATTACTTGCAGCCGTTGGAGTTTTTTCAGCTCAATGACTACCTCACGCCAGGCAATTTTCCGAAGTATGATAGTTTGCTTGATGAGGCGCCTATTGCCACAGTAAAGTTGCAAGACATCAATCCAAGTAACAATCGACAACTTGCGATCTATCCGAAAATAGCAGGAGAGCAATTCTATCTTGTCATGGATCAAGCAAATGAAATGATCGTAGTGGATGCTGTCCGGATGGAACGATTCTTGGTTGGTTCGTCTGCTTTCAAACGTCAAGAATAA
- a CDS encoding formylglycine-generating enzyme family protein — translation MRDQDRTLDAILYSTLMKYLLLSLFCPILSFAQDLHPVSFAPSCCSERTAMPIYTYDPEASGQMLQVYEANKHSEKTIFYQGKYDPWKDSEWNDTELYNQNYIVPPGTLPIAKGKFLDQTELANIHFEEFLFFMVKDSGRYQDKPYIPKQESKYVLNYFKNPEFSFFPVLAVTYETAETYCQWRAEKLNIGLQEILIDESRKYKFAGRLPTKAEWLKAAGSTTEEIRIMPHEVSKKASLFIEEDIVKNRFADESMLVKASFIGYNVNLKYESDGVPIMIPQYIYSFEPNDRGFYNLYGNVKELVAEGYAIGGSYLTPNTDEAIFEEDDTQAYKTDVGFRCIVEIVEQ, via the coding sequence ATGCGTGACCAAGATCGTACGCTAGACGCCATACTTTATTCTACTCTTATGAAATATCTCTTGCTTTCATTATTCTGTCCGATACTGTCTTTCGCCCAAGACCTACACCCTGTCAGTTTTGCCCCCAGCTGCTGTAGCGAACGAACGGCCATGCCGATATACACCTATGATCCCGAAGCCTCTGGACAAATGCTACAGGTATACGAAGCCAACAAACATTCTGAAAAAACAATTTTCTATCAAGGCAAATATGACCCATGGAAAGACTCTGAATGGAATGACACCGAACTATACAACCAAAATTATATCGTACCGCCTGGCACATTACCCATTGCTAAAGGCAAATTTCTGGATCAAACCGAATTGGCCAACATACATTTCGAAGAGTTTCTCTTCTTTATGGTAAAAGACTCTGGGCGATACCAAGACAAACCCTATATTCCCAAACAAGAAAGCAAATATGTACTGAACTACTTCAAAAACCCTGAATTTTCATTTTTCCCAGTACTAGCAGTAACCTACGAAACTGCCGAAACCTACTGCCAATGGCGTGCAGAAAAACTCAACATAGGTCTACAGGAAATACTCATCGATGAATCAAGAAAATACAAATTTGCAGGTAGACTGCCCACCAAAGCAGAGTGGCTAAAAGCTGCAGGGTCTACAACAGAAGAAATCCGAATCATGCCACACGAAGTAAGTAAAAAAGCCAGTTTGTTTATAGAGGAAGATATCGTAAAAAACAGATTTGCCGATGAGTCCATGCTAGTCAAAGCATCCTTTATTGGATACAACGTAAACCTCAAATATGAATCAGATGGCGTGCCCATCATGATCCCTCAGTATATCTATAGTTTTGAACCCAATGACAGAGGGTTTTACAACCTCTATGGAAATGTGAAAGAATTGGTAGCAGAAGGCTATGCTATTGGGGGCAGTTACCTGACGCCTAATACCGATGAGGCAATATTCGAAGAAGACGACACTCAGGCCTACAAAACGGACGTGGGGTTTAGATGTATTGTAGAAATAGTGGA
- a CDS encoding SDR family oxidoreductase has translation MSLEGRVAIVTGASKGIGLEIVKQLLTKGVKVAGWSRTDNDITDPNYLFISVDVSDPESVAHAYRQTAEMLGENIDILVNNAGFGIAGPMDEMVFEDWKRMFDVNVHGIFFTSNAVIPKMKELDRGHIINISSIAGRNPVKGFAGYAGTKHAVTGISHSMFMELRDFGIKVTCIYPGSVNTNFFDDIDAVTANENMMRPEDVASSVVHCLETHPNYLPVDFEVRPLRPNPTK, from the coding sequence ATGAGCTTAGAAGGAAGAGTAGCCATTGTAACGGGCGCGAGTAAAGGCATTGGATTAGAAATTGTGAAGCAGCTGCTAACCAAAGGGGTGAAAGTAGCGGGTTGGAGCCGCACGGACAACGACATCACGGATCCCAATTATCTATTTATATCTGTAGATGTAAGTGACCCAGAGAGCGTAGCGCACGCCTATAGGCAGACCGCAGAAATGCTGGGCGAAAACATTGATATATTAGTCAATAATGCAGGGTTTGGTATTGCAGGCCCTATGGATGAAATGGTTTTTGAAGATTGGAAAAGGATGTTTGACGTAAATGTGCATGGCATATTTTTCACATCTAATGCAGTTATTCCTAAGATGAAAGAATTGGATCGTGGCCATATCATCAATATCAGCTCTATCGCTGGTAGAAACCCAGTAAAAGGATTTGCGGGTTATGCAGGCACCAAACATGCTGTGACAGGTATTTCACATTCTATGTTTATGGAATTGAGAGATTTCGGGATTAAAGTGACTTGTATATACCCAGGTAGCGTCAATACCAATTTCTTTGATGATATCGATGCGGTAACAGCCAATGAGAACATGATGAGACCAGAAGATGTGGCCAGTAGCGTAGTCCATTGTCTGGAGACTCACCCTAATTATTTGCCAGTCGATTTTGAAGTGCGACCTTTGCGACCGAACCCAACAAAATAA
- the gldG gene encoding gliding motility-associated ABC transporter substrate-binding protein GldG, with protein sequence MVNQKRIESLLRLGIGLLLLVILNQLAGIYPMRLDLTEEKRYSVTPATRAMLEDLQDVVYIEVFLEGEMPAGFKRLRKAIEETLSQFDYYADGLVKVDFIDPSAALNEKARNEYFRSLMQRGLQPTNLSYKRDGNKTEKLIFPGAIVSYYGQEVPVTLLRGSQSATAEERLNQSIEGLEYELANAIRILSNDRKKTVALIQGHGEPDSLNLAGLTNALLEKYDVFNVDLSTGNKDLGIYDAVIFPKPATVFSTEEKYEIDQYIMNGGKTLFFVDALRVNMDSASGEGTFAFPYELGLDDMFFKYGVRINRDYVQDIVCGEYPIVAGNMGDQAQIRMLPWPFFPMVNNFGNHPIVKNLDAVSMKFVSTIDTVKADGIEKIPLLKTSQYSMVNQAPVKVAFNELRKNLDPERFNQGSKNVAYLLKGKFTSIYKNRILPKGINKSEFKGTGKETSILICSDGDMIRNEFSLKDGTPMELGLSPYSQMKFANKDFVMNAVDYMLNDQGLIVSKNKSLAIRPLDKVKIAKEKLIWQLINLVLPIVLLVIYGVLRAYWRKRKYASFK encoded by the coding sequence ATGGTAAATCAGAAGCGAATAGAAAGCCTTTTGAGGTTGGGTATAGGTCTATTACTCCTAGTCATTTTAAATCAACTGGCAGGGATATACCCTATGCGATTGGATCTCACAGAAGAGAAAAGATATTCAGTCACACCAGCTACACGTGCGATGTTGGAAGACTTGCAGGATGTCGTATATATAGAGGTATTTCTTGAAGGTGAAATGCCAGCAGGATTCAAAAGATTGCGTAAAGCAATTGAAGAAACCTTGAGTCAGTTCGATTACTACGCCGATGGTTTGGTGAAAGTAGACTTTATAGACCCATCTGCTGCACTCAACGAAAAAGCCAGGAATGAATATTTTCGTTCGCTCATGCAACGAGGTCTACAGCCTACCAACCTCTCTTATAAGCGGGATGGAAATAAGACGGAAAAGCTGATTTTTCCAGGAGCCATCGTGAGCTACTATGGTCAGGAAGTACCTGTGACACTCCTTCGTGGGAGTCAGTCGGCTACTGCAGAAGAACGCTTGAACCAATCTATAGAAGGGCTGGAATATGAATTGGCAAATGCCATTCGAATCCTTTCTAATGATAGGAAAAAGACTGTAGCGCTGATCCAAGGTCATGGTGAACCAGATAGCCTGAATCTGGCAGGGTTGACCAATGCGCTTTTGGAAAAATATGATGTATTTAATGTTGACCTGAGTACAGGTAACAAAGATTTGGGTATATATGATGCGGTTATCTTCCCGAAACCTGCTACGGTCTTTTCTACAGAAGAAAAATACGAAATCGATCAGTATATCATGAATGGAGGGAAGACACTATTTTTTGTAGATGCCCTACGAGTAAATATGGACAGTGCAAGTGGAGAAGGGACTTTTGCTTTTCCGTATGAGTTGGGACTCGACGATATGTTTTTCAAATATGGAGTGCGTATCAATCGTGATTATGTGCAAGATATCGTGTGTGGAGAGTATCCGATTGTGGCGGGCAATATGGGTGATCAGGCACAAATTCGCATGCTACCTTGGCCGTTTTTTCCGATGGTCAATAATTTTGGTAATCATCCGATTGTAAAAAACTTAGATGCTGTTTCTATGAAATTTGTTTCTACGATTGATACAGTGAAGGCTGATGGTATTGAGAAAATCCCGTTGCTCAAGACCTCGCAATACTCTATGGTCAATCAAGCACCAGTGAAAGTGGCTTTCAATGAATTGAGAAAGAATCTTGATCCTGAACGATTCAATCAAGGATCGAAAAATGTGGCTTATTTGCTCAAGGGTAAATTCACTTCCATTTATAAAAATAGAATTTTACCGAAAGGCATAAACAAAAGCGAATTTAAGGGTACAGGTAAGGAAACTTCTATTTTGATTTGCTCAGACGGCGATATGATTCGCAACGAATTTAGTCTCAAAGATGGCACGCCCATGGAACTTGGACTGAGCCCATACAGTCAAATGAAATTTGCCAATAAGGATTTTGTGATGAATGCCGTCGATTATATGCTCAATGATCAGGGATTGATCGTTTCTAAAAACAAGTCACTGGCAATACGCCCGCTCGACAAAGTAAAAATAGCCAAAGAAAAACTGATATGGCAGTTGATCAACCTCGTATTGCCTATTGTATTGCTCGTTATTTATGGTGTTTTGAGGGCTTATTGGAGAAAGAGAAAATACGCAAGTTTTAAGTAA
- a CDS encoding SpoIIAA family protein — protein MINLSLNKDQGYVILSINGPISVFDMENLTDEVDHYIEDFGKLAGLIIMVKKFPGWDNLDSFFHHVKFVKDHHKLISKVGFMTEDNLIKSFPSLANHFVKAELKRFDDGQMDEAVEWICSH, from the coding sequence ATGATCAACCTAAGTCTAAATAAAGATCAAGGCTATGTGATACTTTCTATTAATGGACCCATTTCTGTGTTTGACATGGAAAACCTAACCGATGAAGTGGATCATTATATTGAAGATTTCGGCAAGCTGGCAGGACTCATTATCATGGTCAAAAAGTTCCCTGGTTGGGATAATTTGGACAGTTTTTTTCATCATGTCAAATTTGTGAAAGACCATCATAAACTTATCAGCAAGGTGGGATTTATGACCGAAGACAACTTGATCAAATCTTTCCCCAGTTTAGCCAATCATTTTGTAAAAGCAGAACTCAAACGCTTTGACGATGGACAAATGGATGAAGCTGTAGAATGGATTTGCAGTCATTAA
- a CDS encoding helix-turn-helix domain-containing protein: MSTTLTIKNMVCPRCISAVNQIVNGLKLKVKDIRLGAVELDEDVLDAKTMIELDQMLSESGFERIDGKKSQLLERIKTLVIQTIHYENHFQLTINWSDFLSERLAHDYHYLSTLFSSVMGITLEQYIIKQKIEKVKEYLHYDQLAIKEIAFKLGYSSVAHLSAQFKKVTGMPPSAFKKGNSSVDRQSLDGIQ; this comes from the coding sequence TTGAGCACTACACTCACAATCAAAAACATGGTTTGTCCGAGGTGTATCTCGGCCGTCAATCAGATTGTGAATGGCTTAAAACTCAAGGTGAAAGATATCCGACTCGGTGCAGTAGAATTGGATGAAGATGTGTTGGATGCCAAAACCATGATTGAGTTGGATCAAATGCTTTCAGAAAGCGGCTTCGAGCGGATAGATGGTAAAAAATCACAATTGCTTGAGCGAATCAAAACATTGGTTATACAAACCATTCACTACGAAAATCATTTCCAACTGACCATTAACTGGTCAGATTTTTTGTCGGAGAGGCTAGCTCATGACTATCATTACCTGAGTACCTTGTTTTCTTCTGTAATGGGTATCACACTAGAGCAGTACATTATCAAACAAAAGATAGAAAAGGTAAAAGAATATTTACATTACGACCAACTGGCTATAAAGGAAATCGCCTTTAAATTGGGATACAGTAGTGTGGCGCATCTTTCGGCACAGTTCAAAAAGGTGACAGGTATGCCTCCCTCAGCTTTCAAAAAAGGCAATTCGTCTGTAGATAGACAGTCACTAGACGGTATCCAATAA
- a CDS encoding purine-nucleoside phosphorylase, whose amino-acid sequence MEYLSQIKEATQYILSQTDFKPDYGVILGTGLGALVNDVQIVHEINYEDILHFPLSTVESHSGKLIFGHLGEKRVVVMKGRFHYYEGYNMKEVTFPVRVMKMLGIKKLIISNASGALNPAYQKSELMVINDHINMQTENPLTGKNLDEMGVRFPDMSEPYEQSMIDTAMQIAEKENIPLHQGVYVGVNGPNLETRAEYHMLRVIGADAVGMSTVPENIVARQMDIPVFAVSVLTDLCYPGHIQKISVEEVIAAAMKAEPYLTKLIKQVIAADKI is encoded by the coding sequence ATGGAATACCTGTCGCAAATAAAAGAAGCCACTCAATACATTTTATCACAAACAGATTTTAAGCCTGATTATGGTGTCATTTTAGGTACGGGGTTGGGCGCTTTGGTCAACGATGTGCAAATCGTTCATGAGATCAATTATGAAGACATTTTACATTTTCCATTGTCTACGGTAGAATCTCATTCGGGCAAATTGATATTTGGTCATTTGGGTGAAAAAAGAGTGGTCGTGATGAAAGGTCGCTTTCATTACTACGAAGGGTACAATATGAAGGAAGTGACGTTCCCCGTCAGGGTAATGAAGATGCTTGGTATCAAAAAACTTATCATATCTAATGCCTCAGGTGCACTCAATCCAGCCTATCAGAAAAGCGAACTGATGGTGATCAATGATCACATCAATATGCAGACAGAAAATCCTTTGACAGGAAAAAATCTGGATGAAATGGGTGTGCGATTTCCTGACATGAGTGAGCCATATGAGCAATCTATGATCGATACGGCCATGCAGATTGCTGAAAAAGAAAATATACCTCTGCATCAAGGCGTTTATGTAGGAGTAAATGGCCCAAACCTTGAGACACGAGCAGAGTATCATATGCTTCGTGTGATAGGAGCAGATGCTGTGGGAATGTCTACCGTGCCCGAAAATATAGTGGCGAGACAGATGGATATTCCTGTTTTTGCCGTTTCTGTATTAACAGACTTATGTTATCCCGGCCATATTCAAAAAATATCCGTAGAAGAAGTGATTGCAGCAGCCATGAAGGCTGAACCTTACTTGACAAAGTTGATCAAGCAGGTGATCGCTGCAGATAAAATATAA
- the gldA gene encoding gliding motility-associated ABC transporter ATP-binding subunit GldA translates to MSIEVQNLTKTYGQQKAVDGISFSANRGEILGFLGPNGAGKSTTMKIATGYLGATAGQVLIGGINVAEDPISAKRITGYLPEHNPLYLDMYIHEFLAFSAKVNQMKVAEIKAAVKRVVEMCGLTLEQNKKIGQLSKGYRQRVGLAQALLHDPEVLILDEPTTGLDPNQILEIRKLIKEVSKDKTVIFSSHIMQEVEALCDRVVVINKGQLVADQPITEFSKGLSDETWLRVEFKSAIDQKLLTKIIEVTDVQAVSPCIYKLQVTNSEEARSAVFKLAGEKNLPLVGLQEEESSFDEIFHLLTKEK, encoded by the coding sequence TTGTCGATAGAAGTACAAAATCTGACTAAAACCTACGGGCAGCAAAAAGCTGTTGATGGCATCTCATTTTCGGCCAACCGAGGCGAGATCTTGGGGTTCTTAGGGCCTAATGGTGCAGGAAAATCCACCACGATGAAAATTGCCACGGGCTACTTAGGAGCTACCGCAGGGCAGGTGCTCATTGGTGGTATCAACGTAGCAGAAGATCCTATCAGTGCCAAGCGCATTACAGGCTACTTACCAGAGCACAATCCGCTCTATTTGGATATGTATATTCATGAGTTTTTAGCCTTTTCGGCCAAAGTGAACCAAATGAAAGTAGCAGAAATCAAGGCTGCAGTAAAGCGTGTGGTTGAGATGTGTGGTTTGACTTTAGAACAAAACAAGAAAATAGGTCAGTTGTCCAAAGGCTATCGCCAACGCGTGGGGTTAGCACAAGCACTACTCCACGACCCAGAAGTCTTGATTTTGGATGAACCGACTACGGGTTTGGATCCTAATCAGATTTTGGAAATCCGTAAGTTGATCAAAGAAGTGAGCAAGGATAAAACCGTGATTTTTTCTTCGCACATCATGCAGGAGGTAGAAGCACTTTGCGACCGGGTGGTTGTGATCAACAAAGGGCAGCTCGTGGCGGATCAGCCGATTACGGAATTCTCAAAAGGCCTTTCGGATGAAACTTGGCTACGTGTAGAGTTTAAGTCGGCCATCGATCAGAAGTTGCTAACTAAAATTATAGAAGTGACTGACGTACAAGCCGTGAGTCCCTGTATATACAAATTGCAAGTGACCAATAGTGAAGAGGCGAGAAGTGCGGTATTCAAATTGGCAGGGGAGAAGAATTTGCCCTTGGTAGGCTTACAAGAGGAGGAGAGCTCCTTCGACGAAATTTTCCACTTACTGACTAAAGAGAAATAA